TGCCCGCGGCCGCTCCTACCGCTCGGTTAGCGTTCCCGGCACGGGGTTGCGCTACTATTCGAGCCGCAAACAATCAACCGGGTGTGTGGTGATGATCGCCGCGATCGTGATGGCCGGCGCCACGTTCTGCGGTTTGCTGATCGAAACGATCCTGTGGCGGAGCAAATGATATGATCGCGCGATTTATCCGAGCGCTGCGGACGGCGTCTTCGGAGCGGTTCATCCTGCAGGCGAAAGAAGGGCAGGATGCCGCGGTGCTCGATCTGCACTACACTGCGACCGGCAACATCGCCGGCACGCTTATTCTGCTGGAGCATGGCGGCATAAGCGAGGCGATGGTGCCCGACCTGTTGCAAGAGATCGACGAAGTGTTGCTGCCGGAGGTGACGATCGACCATCGCAAGGTGTCGTTTACCGCGGTGATCGGCCGCGTCGTCGGCCACTTTGCCCCGCATGGGCCGGTCGAAGGCGGCAACTGAAGGCGGCGACGAACGGACCGACCTCATTCACGGTCCGCTCGCCACGCTACCAAGGAACTGATCGAGCGAAAATGAAATGCAATGCGTCCGACTATCAATCCGACGGTGATGAAGAGCGGCGCCAGCTTTAGCCCCTGTCGAACTTGGCGCTATAGATTGTCGCGCCGCTGGCTTCCGGCCGGGCCCATGATCGCCTTCATCGGTCTGAATCCTTCGACCGCCGACGAAGTCAACGACGACCCGACCGTTCGTCGCTGCATCGGTTTCGCCCGGCGCTGGGGATTTGGCGGGATGTATATGTTGAATGTGTTTGGCTACCGCTCGACCAAGCCCCAAGCGCTAAGAACCGCTGCCGATCCCATCGGGCCGCGAACCGACGCTGTTCTGCGGACCACATGTCGCCGTTCGACGATGGTCGTAGCCTGTTGGGGCGTGT
The sequence above is drawn from the Pirellulales bacterium genome and encodes:
- a CDS encoding DUF4236 domain-containing protein; its protein translation is MGWSYRKSVGIGPFRLNLSKSGIGYSVGAAGFRTGVNARGRSYRSVSVPGTGLRYYSSRKQSTGCVVMIAAIVMAGATFCGLLIETILWRSK
- a CDS encoding DUF1643 domain-containing protein, which codes for MRPTINPTVMKSGASFSPCRTWRYRLSRRWLPAGPMIAFIGLNPSTADEVNDDPTVRRCIGFARRWGFGGMYMLNVFGYRSTKPQALRTAADPIGPRTDAVLRTTCRRSTMVVACWGVWGSLFDRDRAILEILGKLPIHCLGTTQAGHPKHPLYLRSTLKPVRLLRSGNRIR